The genomic window AAGGGCCTTCTTCACTCACGCGGCGTTGCTGCATCAGGCTTTCGCCCATTGTGCAAGATTCCTAACTGCTGCCTTCCGTAGAAGTCTGGACCGTGTCTCAGTTCCAGTGTGGCTGATCATCCTCTCAGACCAGCTACGGATCGTTGCCTTGGTGAGCCATTACCTCACCAACTAGCTAATCCGACGCAGGCCCATCCCTAGGTGGCCGAAGCCTTTGATCCAGTCCCCATGTGGAGTCTGGACAGTTATGCGGTATTAGCCACGGTTTCCCGTGGTTATTCCCCGCCTGGGGGTAGGTTGCCTACGCGTTACTCACCCGTGCGCCACTGTACTCAGCCCCCGAAGGGGCCTTTCTCGTTCGACTTGCATGTGTTAAGCCCGCCGCCAGCGTTCGTCCTGAGCCAGGATCAAACTCTCCGTAGTAGAGAATTTGCGATCTCCAGGGTAGGAGATCAGTGACCATCCGAGCGGCAAGCCGCTGGTGGTCGGGTAGGTTGAGCTCAGAACCACGACCCGAAGGTCGTGTATCTGACTAATTGCTACTCTCGTTCGACCGGCGCACCCGTCGCCCGGAAGGGCATGAGGCGCGCGGGCCAACGAGGGCTCGCTATGCTTCCAATCTCATCAAAGAACAGGGGCGAAAAATTGCGCCGGGCCATAACCCGAGCGCGGCCTGCCAATCTACGAAGCTGCAGATGCGGATGTCAAGTGCTTCATCATCTCTTAGCCTTGAAGGCGACCTCACGTGAGGCGAGTGATGCGAGCTCTCCACCGCCGGGCAGGGCGACCATGATACGGAGTCTGATCGGAAGGAGTCAAGCTTTCCGCTCGCATTCGATCCGCCTTCACAGACAGGCCGAGTACCGCACCAGGGAAAGAACGGTCGCCGTGGACCTACCGGTCTCGGCGGCGCTCTCCTACCACGCTGGCAGGGGCCGGTTCCGCCGCATCATATGAAGGAATGGTGGGACGCGGGGTGGGCGTGGAACGGCACCCCGCGAAGTATATTCGGGGCGCTTCAATGCTCGCCCCTCGACACCTCCGCAGATGCCCTCGTCTTCCGACTCTGCCTGGTCCCGCTTGCAATCCCGCGTCGCCGGGGCCGGCCGCTGGGTTAAGCCCGTCCTCACCCACCGTACGTTCTGGCTCGGGATGCTCGCGCTCGTCGGGGCATTCGTGGGGCTGTTCGTGCTGATGAACTACGTGGTGATGCCGATTTACACGCGGCAGGGGGCAGCCGTGACGGTGCCCGAGGTGCGGCAGCTTCCGTTCGACCAGGCGTACAACCTCGTTGAGGACCGCGACCTGAAGCCGGAGCGGCGCGACCAGCCGTTCAACCCGACGCTGCCGCGCGATGCGGTGATTGACCAGAACCCCCCGCCGAACGCGTCGGTGAAGCCGGGGCGGCGCATCTACCTCTACGTCAACAGCGGCGTGCAGCGCGTCGTGACGATGCCGGAGGTGCTGACGCTCTCGGAGAGCCTCGCCCGCTCGACGCTGGCCGATGCGGGGCTGACTCAGGTCCAGGTGCGAGAAGACGAGGTCCCGTCGCCTTACGAGGGAACCGTGACGCGGCAGGATCCGGATCCGGGAGAAACGGCGCGGGCCGAATCGTCGGTCACGCTCTGGGTGAGTCCGGGTCTGGGGTCGGGCGAGGTAGCGGTGCCGGACGTGCGCGGGCTGGCACCCGTGGACGCGCGCCGCGCGCTGATCGAGGCTGGCGTGTGGGTGGACCCGACGCGCTCGGTAGGCGGCACGGTGACGCGGCAGGAGCCGGCGTCTGGCGAGGACGTGCGGCGTGGGACGGAGGTGCGGATCTACTCGGACCCTATCGACGACATCACGCCCGAGGACCCGGAAGCGTTCGGGGGCGAGACGGCCGAGTCGGGCGCGGAGTAGCGCTACTCGTCGAGGAAGACAGCGACCTCGCCGCTGACTTCCACCGTGACGCGCTCGCGGTGCTTGGTCGGGATGACGCGCCCGACGAAGTCCGGCTGGATGGGGTACTCGCGGTGGCCCCGGTCAATGAGCACGGCGAGCTGGATCGAGGTCGGACGGCCGTAGAACAGGACGGCGTCGAGCGCGGCGCGGGCGGTGCGGCCGGTGAAGAGCACGTCGTCCACGAGGATGACGTCGCGCGCCTCGACCGTCGGGCGCGGGTCAAGCGGCTCCGGCTCGGAGGCGTCGGTGAGGTCGTCGCGGAAGGGCGTCACGTCGAGCGGGTGGACCGGCACGGGCCGGCCCTCGATCTCGCCGATGATCCCGGCGAGCGTTTCGGCGAGGGCGACGCCGCGCTGCCGGATGCCGAAGACTTCGAGCGACGCGCCGCCGCGGTTGCGCTCGACGATTTCGTAGGCGAGCCGGGTGAGGGTGCGGCGAACACGAGCAGGAGAGAGGAGGGCGGTGCGTGCCATATATGACGTGAGTTGGAGTCGGCTTCGGAAGATACACGCCGCGCCGCGTCTATCTTCGGGCCGGAGCACGCGTGAGCCGCCGCGCCGCCACGTCCGGCTTATCTCCTGATTCCCCTCCGCTCAACCATCGGCACGCCATGACCTCGGCTCGCTGGCTTCAGGTGAAAACGCTGTTCGAGGAGGCGCTTGCGCAGCCGCCAGAGGCGCGGGCGGCGTTCCTCGAAACCGCGTGCGACGAGGAGGCGCTCCGCCGCGAAGTGGACTCGCTGCTGGAGGCCGCGGAGGAGACCGGACCGGTGGACCGGCTGGAGGAGGCGTGGGCACGCCCCATCGCCGAGGCGCACGGGGCGGCCGACACCCCGCCTGTTCCCGCCGCGCCGGCGGCCGAGCAGCGGGTCGGGCCGTACCAGATCGTCCAGGTGCTCGGGCGCGGCGGGATGGGGACGGTCTACCTCGCCGAGCGGGCCGACGGTCAGTTCGAGCAGACGGTCGCGCTCAAGGTCGTCCGCGAAGGGATGGACTCTCCGGCACTCCAGAGCCGGTTCCTCGCCGAGCGCCGCGTCCTCGCCCGGCTTCAGCACCCCGGCATCGCCCGGCTCCTCGACGGCGGCCTCGCCGAGAGCGGGCAGCCCTACTTTGCGATGGAACGCCTCGAGGGCGAGCGGCTCGACGACTACTGCGACGCCCGCTGCCTCCGCATCGCCGAGCGCCTCCAACTCTTCGGGCAGGTCTGCGAGGCGGTCCACCACGCGCACCGGCACCTCGTCATCCACCGCGACCTCAAGCCGTCGAACATCCTCGTCACGGACGACGGTACGGTGAAGCTCCTCGACTTCGGCATCGCCAAGCTGCTCGAGGACGCTGGCAGCGACGCCCCGACGCAGACGATAGAGCGGGTGCTGACGCCCGGGTATGCAGCGCCGGAGCAGATTCGGGGCCTGCCGGTCTCGACGGCGGCCGACGTGTACAGCCTCGGCGTGGTGCTCTACGAACTGCTCACCGGGTGCCGCCCCTACGAGGTAGGCACCCTCTCGCCGGCAGAGCTGGAGCGGGTGATCTGCGAGACCGAGCCGCCGCGCCCGAGCACGAGGGTGACGACCGCCACCGACGAGGGCGACGCCACGCCGGGCCAGATCAGCCAGGCGCGGTCCACGGCCCCGGAGACCCTCGGGCGACGTCTCGCGGGCGACCTCGACACGATCGTGCTCAAGGCGCTGGCAAAGGAGCCCGAGCGCCGCTACGCCTCCGCTGAGGCTCTGCTCGAGGATCTCCAGCGCCATCTCGACGGGCTGCCCGTTCGGGCCCGGCCACCGACGGTCCGGTACCGGGCGCGGAAGTTCGTCCGGCGCAACGCCCTCGGGGTCTCGCTCGTGGCGCTGCTGATGCTGGCCCTCGGGGCGGGTCTGGCCGGGACGGCGTGGCAGGCGCGCGTCGCAGCCGCCGAGCGCGACACGGCGCGGCGCGAGGCGGCAACGGCAGAGCAGGTGACGGACTATCTCGTGGAGGTGTTCGGGGCGTCCGACCCGTGGCAGAACCCAGAGGGCGGGCGTGGTGAAGAGGTGACGGCGCGCCAACTGCTGGAGCAAGGAGCCGAGCAGCTAGAGCGCCTGGAGGGCGACCCGGCCGTGCAGGCCGCCGTGATGGACGCCCTCGGGAGCGTCTACTACCGGATCGGGATGTACGAGAAAGCCCAGCCGCTTCTGGAGCGGGCCCTCGCCGAGCGGCGGGCGCTCTGGGGCGACGCCCACGAGGAAGTGGTCGAGAGCCTCACGCGCCTGTCCGACCTGTTCTACGAGACCGGGGCCTACGACCGGGTCGAAGCGCTCGACCGGGAGGCGCTCGCGCTGCGACGGCAGCTTTTCGGCGACAGGCATCTTGGCGTGGCCGCGAGTCTGAACAACCTCGCGGCGCTTCTCTACGCACTCGGAGAGCACGACGAAGCAGAGAGCATGATGCGCGAGGCGCTTGCGCTCCGGCGGCAGCTCCTCGGCGACGATCATCCTGAGCTGGCCGAGACGCTGGGCAACCTCGCCGTGATGCTTCGTACCGATGGGGCGTATGGGGAGTCCGAAGCGTTGCAGCGCGAAGCCCTCGCCCTGTACCGCGAACTCCACGGGGATGACCATCCGACTATCGCGACGAGCCTGAACAACGTCGCCGCCGTACTCCGCGATAAGCTCGCATATGAGGAGGCCGAACAGTTCCAGCGCGAAGCCCTCGCGATGAACCGGCGGCTCCTCGGCGACGATCATCCCTATGTGGCGACGAGCCTGAACAACCTCGCCGGACTGCTGCACGAAGCCGGAGCCGACGATCAGGCGGTGCCGATCCACCGGGAGGCGCTCGCGCTGCGGCGGCAGTTCCTCGGCGACGACCACCCCGATGTGGCACAGAGCCTCAGCAACCTCGCCGGATCGCTACGCGGCCTCGGGCTCTACGACGAGGCCGAAACGAGCTACCGCGAGGCCCTCGCGGTGCGCCGCCAAGCCCTCGGCGGCGACCACCCCGACGTGGCGTCGAGCCTGAACAACCTCGCCGAACTGTACCGATTCACGAGCGCCGACGACAGGGCCGAGCCGCTCTACCGCGAAGCCCTCGCGATCTACCAGGAACGCCTCGGCGACGACCACGTCCTCACCTCGAAGGTCCTCCACGGTCTCGGCCTCCTCCTCGTGGACAACGCGGGGGCTGTCGAAGCCGAGCCGCTCTTGCGCCGGTCCCTGGAGACGCAGCTAGAGACCTTCGGCGACCGGCACGCCGGGACGGCGGAAGCCCGCACGGCGCTCGGCCGCTGCCTCACGGCACTCGGCGGGTATGAGGAAGCCAAGAGGCAACTGGAAGCGGCCATCGCTTTCTACGAGAGCGCGGGTGGCAACCACGAGGAGGAGTATGAGGAGGCGCTCGCGGCGCTGGACGCAGCTACGCAGGCTCGGTGAGCAACGTGCCCTGGAAGACGGTGACGGCCTGCCCGCCGAGCAGCACCCGGTCGCCGCGCACGCCGACGCGGACCGTCCCGCCGCGCTGCGACGCCTGGTAGCCGACGAGGTCGGCCCGTCCGAGGCGCTCGGCCCAGTAGGGCGCGAGGAGGCAGTGTACCGACCCGGTCACCGGGTCCTCGTCCACCCCCGCCGCCGGGGCGAAGAACCGCGAGACGAAGTCCACCTCACCCTCGCCCCGGGCCGTCACGACGATGCCGCGCTCCACATCGATCTCGCCGAGTGCTCGGAAGTCCGGGTCGAGGCCGTGCACGTCCGTT from Bacteroidota bacterium includes these protein-coding regions:
- a CDS encoding serine/threonine-protein kinase, with product MTSARWLQVKTLFEEALAQPPEARAAFLETACDEEALRREVDSLLEAAEETGPVDRLEEAWARPIAEAHGAADTPPVPAAPAAEQRVGPYQIVQVLGRGGMGTVYLAERADGQFEQTVALKVVREGMDSPALQSRFLAERRVLARLQHPGIARLLDGGLAESGQPYFAMERLEGERLDDYCDARCLRIAERLQLFGQVCEAVHHAHRHLVIHRDLKPSNILVTDDGTVKLLDFGIAKLLEDAGSDAPTQTIERVLTPGYAAPEQIRGLPVSTAADVYSLGVVLYELLTGCRPYEVGTLSPAELERVICETEPPRPSTRVTTATDEGDATPGQISQARSTAPETLGRRLAGDLDTIVLKALAKEPERRYASAEALLEDLQRHLDGLPVRARPPTVRYRARKFVRRNALGVSLVALLMLALGAGLAGTAWQARVAAAERDTARREAATAEQVTDYLVEVFGASDPWQNPEGGRGEEVTARQLLEQGAEQLERLEGDPAVQAAVMDALGSVYYRIGMYEKAQPLLERALAERRALWGDAHEEVVESLTRLSDLFYETGAYDRVEALDREALALRRQLFGDRHLGVAASLNNLAALLYALGEHDEAESMMREALALRRQLLGDDHPELAETLGNLAVMLRTDGAYGESEALQREALALYRELHGDDHPTIATSLNNVAAVLRDKLAYEEAEQFQREALAMNRRLLGDDHPYVATSLNNLAGLLHEAGADDQAVPIHREALALRRQFLGDDHPDVAQSLSNLAGSLRGLGLYDEAETSYREALAVRRQALGGDHPDVASSLNNLAELYRFTSADDRAEPLYREALAIYQERLGDDHVLTSKVLHGLGLLLVDNAGAVEAEPLLRRSLETQLETFGDRHAGTAEARTALGRCLTALGGYEEAKRQLEAAIAFYESAGGNHEEEYEEALAALDAATQAR
- the pyrR gene encoding bifunctional pyr operon transcriptional regulator/uracil phosphoribosyltransferase PyrR → MARTALLSPARVRRTLTRLAYEIVERNRGGASLEVFGIRQRGVALAETLAGIIGEIEGRPVPVHPLDVTPFRDDLTDASEPEPLDPRPTVEARDVILVDDVLFTGRTARAALDAVLFYGRPTSIQLAVLIDRGHREYPIQPDFVGRVIPTKHRERVTVEVSGEVAVFLDE
- a CDS encoding PASTA domain-containing protein; this encodes MQSRVAGAGRWVKPVLTHRTFWLGMLALVGAFVGLFVLMNYVVMPIYTRQGAAVTVPEVRQLPFDQAYNLVEDRDLKPERRDQPFNPTLPRDAVIDQNPPPNASVKPGRRIYLYVNSGVQRVVTMPEVLTLSESLARSTLADAGLTQVQVREDEVPSPYEGTVTRQDPDPGETARAESSVTLWVSPGLGSGEVAVPDVRGLAPVDARRALIEAGVWVDPTRSVGGTVTRQEPASGEDVRRGTEVRIYSDPIDDITPEDPEAFGGETAESGAE